GTCTGAATAAAGTGTGAaatcttttgtgttttctaaattgacattttcaatgaaaaaaagaatcacaaaaaaaaaagttgtcagcCTCATTTGTGCGTCATCCCTTATTTTCCTGGGATCTCAGGACCTCTGTCCCTCTCATTTCTCACTTCTGAGATCTGCACATCTTTTACCCAGGAGCCTCAGAGCTCCTGAGTCTGGTGTCTGCCTATCCCCATCTTCACTGTTAGTCCTCCTGCAGATTCTGTGTCTCCTTTCATGTAGGTGCTGGATCCCTGTGTGTGGGCTTCCGTATCTACTCCCTCAttccctccaggaacctccagcTCTCCCCAGTGACTTCTACCCTTTACTCTGGGCGTGCCTTTGCCAAGATGTCAAAGCTTACCAACATCTCTGGATCCACTAATTACCTCCTGCCTCCTGTATTCGTCTTCCCACTCTGATTACCTGACGTCTGCTCCACTAAACCGCTGGATCTCTCTCAAGACAAACCCTTACCTCCATTGAGAGTGCAACACAGTCTGTCACCCTATTTACAGAGGcccccttccttttcctcctaaATTCAAAATTCAGCCTTGTCACTTCCTATTTCCCTCTGGTctaaggaatctttttttttttttttgagatggagtcttgctctgtcgccaggctggagtgcagtggcacaatctcagctcactgcaacctccgcctcctgggttcaagcgattctcctgccttagcctcccaagtagctgggattacagaagtgcaccaccgtgcccagctagtttgtgtatttttagtagagacagggtttcaccatgttggccaggttggtctcgatctcctgatcacgtgatctgcccgtcttggcctcccaaagtgctgggattacaagcctgagccaccgcgcccagcctggtctAAGGAATCTTATAGTTAAGGTAACCCTGTTTTCCAAACCAAACACCAGAGTACCCGATCCAACACATTTTTGACCACATGTGAGTCTGTTCTTCTGACATGATTTGGATCACACCTAGCCATAGATTTAACACATTACCTCAACTAGAAAGAATAGAGCAATAAATCAGAAGCACTCCAGAAAATCTTGGGTATAAAATGAACTTCCCCCGCCCTTTTCTGGGGCACAGCTTTGATTAAAACCTGTTAGGAATGATAATTACCCCCTTCTCTTTGTTCCTGTGCTATTCCTTTTACTCCTCTCCTCTGATTCCTCCATACCCACCCATCTTTCATCCAGTAGCCTCCTCCCCATCATCTCCCATTTCTTCTACAGGGGGACTCCCCCAGGTCTGGTAGCCCAAAGCTGCTGCTACAGCCGCCATGGGGGGGTGAATTCCTCATCCCCCAATACAGGTAAGTATTCACTCCTCCCTACCCTCAAATCAAGTAGGCCACATTCACTGTCTACTCCTGCCTTCCCATTCACATGCCTGATATTTCCACAGGCAACCAAGACTCCAAGCAGGGAGAACAGGAAACAAAGAATAGGTGAGGTCTAAACCCCTCCCCTAACAGCCTCCCACCACCATCTGACTCCCTTCCTAACATCATTCTCAGTCACTTCCTACTCTTAAATCTTATTGTATGAACTGGACACCAGCTCCTCCCACAATTCCTTCTACCTTACATCCTGCAAGCCCCTTTCCCCcacaggttcaactctggtacTTCCCTTTGGAATACGGATTCTCTGAGAGGTTTTAAATTTGGACATAGCACTAATGGTTCCAGCTTCATACCCATCATGTGTCCTACATTAAAACCTGGCCCGAGACCTTGAAGAGTCTGTAATCTTAATTTCCTCTTTAGTATTCCTATAACCCACTCTCCATCTCCCCACCTACCAGGTCTGCCAGTGAGGAGCAGGCCTTGTCACAGGATGGGTCTGGGGAGAAGCCCATGCACACAGCTCCTCCACAGGCCCCGGCCCCGCCAGCCCAGTCCTGGACAGTGGGTGGGGACATACTCAACGCCAGGTTCATTCGAAACCTGCAGGAACGTCGCAGCACCAGGCCTTGGTGACCGCAGCCCCGTCAAACATCTTCAAAGTATTATTTCTCCCTCACTACAGGAAAGAGCCAAAGCCCAACCCTCATAATAGATggatacattcattcattcattcattcagcaggcTTATCAGATTCAAGTCATTTGTATCTTTTAACCAGAccaataaaagtatttatttttatcacaagAGCTGTTGAAAAATTTGACTCATTATTTCAGCCGCCTCACCCCTCACTGTCGTTGCACCCATTCAGCCTTCAGCCCTGTTTTTGCTCAGCTTTTTGCTCAAAGGCCTCAGCTGTGAATACAGCGCttgggggggcgggggaggcTGTAACTTGCGCAAGCGCACTCAGGCAGTCTCCGAGCCCGCGGGCGCAGGCGCGCTTACAGCCGACAGAGCGCTTCAGCCGCTTCCCTCGAGCCTGCAGTGCGCAAGCGCGGGACATCTCCGtttccctccctcagccccttccCCCCCTACCCCCCCGCCCCGGCCTCCTTTCCCCTTCACGAAGCCGGCTCTGGGGCGCGCTCACCCCTGTGAGGAGGCCGGAGGTCGGACTCAGGAGGCTCCTTCTCCACTCCCGGAAGATCATGTACCAGCCCAGCCGGGGTGCGGCCCGGCGTCTCGGCCCTTGCCTGCGCGCCTACCAGGCTCGACCCCAGGTGAGcggaggagaagagggagggaggagagggggcgGGGAGAGACCCTCCTCAAAGCCGGTGCGTGGGGCGGAGCGCGCGCTGGGTTCCGCGCAGGCGCAGAGACACCCGCCGCCCCTTCCCACCTGTGCCCTGCAGCGCGTGGACAGGCTAGGGGTCGCGGGAGCGGGAGGGAGGCGCTGCCGGGCCTGTCGCGCAAGGACGTCGGTCCTCCCAGGTTTGAGGGCGGTCAGGCGGGGTCAAGGCCAGGCAGCGGGGCGCGTCTGCGTTGCGCCCGACTCTCCGCGGTTACCTGTGCCTAGAGGTGATTTGAAGGGCAGGGGCCGAGAGATTCGTAGCCCTGCTGCGGCGCCGTCCCGGAGTTCCCCGGCCCAGACCAGACCCGCGGGGCGCCCTCAGCAGCCCGCCCGTCTTGCACTCGGAGAGCGGTCCTGGCAGGAAGGCCGGCCAGTGTGCACCCGGTTCGGGCCCCTGCGCCcgggctggcaagatggccacgCCCCCAGCAGAGACGGCGCCTCTAGGACACCATCGGGGACCGAGGTACCCGAGCGGTCCGCCCGCCTTCCCTGCAGTGAGACGATCCCCTGGGGGGTTCCTTGGGAGCGGAGGGACTCGGGTGAGGCCTAACTTTGGGTGACCTCCCCTTGCAGTTTCAACGTCGGTAAACCCAGGAGAGTGAAGGCCAGCCTTTAACTGTCTCCTGAGGTTGTGTCTGTCATTAGAGGGGCCCGAAATGATAATAGCTTCCATTTATGTACTGCTTTCTAGGTCGCTACGTTTTGtttacattcattatttcatatagGCCTCATAACCCAGTGAGGCTTTATTGTTCTCATTTATAGGACATTTGTAGGAAGCGGAGGCATAGGGAATGAGAATGCCTAAAGTTACATGATAGAATTCAGATTCCTAGCTTCAGCtggatattcttttttctctgtacaTTTGCCTCGCACACTTAATCATGGAGATGTACAGGCCACAGCATTTAATCCACAGTACAATAAAACCTGTTATTCGTTAACTCATCAAGTATGTATTACATGATTCTTGCGATAAGAGAGGTGAAACTGCCCCCAGtgttggaatctttttttttttttttttgaaatggagtcttgctccgtcacccaggctgaagtgcattggcaccatctcggctcactgcaatctccgtctcctgggttcaagcaattctccttcctcagcctcccgagtagctgggactacaggctcccgccaccacacccggctaattgttttgtatctttagtagagatggggtgtcaccatattggccaggctggtctcgaactcctagacctcgtgatccgcccgcctcggcttcccaaagtgctgggattacaggcgtgagccaccgcgcccggccacatttcTTTAAGATTCCAacactgggccgggcacggtggctcacgcctgtaatcccagcactttgggaggccgaggtgggcggattacctgaggtcaggagttcgagaacagcctggccaacatggtgaaaccccatctgtaactaaaaatacaaaaattagccgggcgtggtgaagggtgcctgtaatcccagctactcgggaggctgaggcaggagaatggcttgaacccaggaggcggcggttgcagtgacccgagttcgcgccaatgcactccagcctgggcgacggtgagacttcgtctcaaaaaaagaaaaaaaagtaaaatgtctgCTAGGTTTTGGGAGGTGCCGGTATTTATGTCACATAAAACAGTTtgctcggctgggcgcggtggcccacgcctgtaatcccagcactttaggaggcagaggcgggtggatcacgaggtcaagagatgaaaaccatcctggctaacatggtgaaatcctgtctctactaaaaatacaaaaactagctgggcatggtggcgcgcgcctgtagtcccagctactcaggaggctgaggcaggaaaatcacttgaacctgggaggcggaggttgcagtgagctgagatcgtgctactgcactccagcctggcaacagagcgagactccatctcaaaataaataataaaataaaatggtttcctcctgttttcagtagagatggagatgAATCCATCCCTTTTTTCCTATAGTAATTCCATCCATTCTGTCAGGAGGAATAGGTATTGGAAGCCTGTTGAGCATCCAGGGGATCAAGGGGTGTTAGACAAGTGGATTCTTATCTTTCTCCCTTCTGTTCTTTCTCCTTAGGACCAGCTTTATCCAGGGACTCTACCATTCCCACCCCTTTGGCCCCACTCCACGACAACCACTTCCCCATCTTCTCCTCTATTCTGGTCTCCCCTGCCCCCACGCCTTCCCACCCAGCGTCTTCCCCAGGTTCCCCCACTACCTCTCCCTCAGATCCAGGCCCTCAGCTCAGCATGGGTGGTTCTCCCTCCAGGAAAGGGGGAGGAGGGACCAGGACCTGAGTTGCATAGCGGCTGCCTGGATGGGCTTAGAAGCCTTTTTGAGGGACCTCCCTGCCCCTATCCTGGGGCTTGGATACCTTTCCAAGTCCCTGGAACTGCCCACCCTTCCCCTGCCACCCCGTCAGGAGATCCTAGTATGGAGGAACATCTGTCTGTCATGTATGAGAGACTGAGACAAGAGGTAAGTCAGTGCAAAAGTGGCCTTCGTCTACAGTGGGAAGGATGTGGGTA
This Homo sapiens chromosome 6 genomic scaffold, GRCh38.p14 alternate locus group ALT_REF_LOCI_7 HSCHR6_MHC_SSTO_CTG1 DNA region includes the following protein-coding sequences:
- the C6orf136 gene encoding uncharacterized protein C6orf136 isoform 1 (isoform 1 is encoded by transcript variant 1), which encodes MYQPSRGAARRLGPCLRAYQARPQDQLYPGTLPFPPLWPHSTTTTSPSSPLFWSPLPPRLPTQRLPQVPPLPLPQIQALSSAWVVLPPGKGEEGPGPELHSGCLDGLRSLFEGPPCPYPGAWIPFQVPGTAHPSPATPSGDPSMEEHLSVMYERLRQELPKLFLQSHDYSLYSLDVEFINEILNIRTKGRTWYILSLTLCRFLAWNYFAHLRLEVLQLTRHPENWTLQARWRLVGLPVHLLFLRFYKRDKDEHYRTYDAYSTFYLNSSGLICRHRLDKLMPSHSPPTPVKKLLVGALVALGLSEPEPDLNLCSKP
- the C6orf136 gene encoding uncharacterized protein C6orf136 isoform X1, with protein sequence MYQPSRGAARRLGPCLRAYQARPQVSGGEEGGRRGGGERPSSKPVRGAERALGSAQAQRHPPPLPTCALQRVDRLGVAGAGGRRCRACRARTSVLPGLRAVRRGQGQAAGRVCVAPDSPRLPVPRGDLKGRGREIRSPAAAPSRSSPAQTRPAGRPQQPARLALGERSWQEGRPVCTRFGPLRPGWQDGHAPSRDGASRTPSGTEDQLYPGTLPFPPLWPHSTTTTSPSSPLFWSPLPPRLPTQRLPQVPPLPLPQIQALSSAWVVLPPGKGEEGPGPELHSGCLDGLRSLFEGPPCPYPGAWIPFQVPGTAHPSPATPSGDPSMEEHLSVMYERLRQELPKLFLQSHDYSLYSLDVEFINEILNIRTK
- the C6orf136 gene encoding uncharacterized protein C6orf136 isoform 3 (isoform 3 is encoded by transcript variant 3); the encoded protein is MYQPSRGAARRLGPCLRAYQARPQVSGGEEGGRRGGGERPSSKPVRGAERALGSAQAQRHPPPLPTCALQRVDRLGVAGAGGRRCRACRARTSVLPGLRAVRRGQGQAAGRVCVAPDSPRLPVPRGDLKGRGREIRSPAAAPSRSSPAQTRPAGRPQQPARLALGERSWQEGRPVCTRFGPLRPGWQDGHAPSRDGASRTPSGTEDQLYPGTLPFPPLWPHSTTTTSPSSPLFWSPLPPRLPTQRLPQVPPLPLPQIQALSSAWVVLPPGKGEEGPGPELHSGCLDGLRSLFEGPPCPYPGAWIPFQVPGTAHPSPATPSGDPSMEEHLSVMYERLRQELPKLFLQSHDYSLYSLDVEFINEILNIRTKGRTWYILSLTLCRFLAWNYFAHLRLEVLQLTRHPENWTLQARWRLVGLPVHLLFLRFYKRDKDEHYRTYDAYSTFYLNSSGLICRHRLDKLMPSHSPPTPVKKLLVGALVALGLSEPEPDLNLCSKP